One segment of Rhipicephalus sanguineus isolate Rsan-2018 chromosome 6, BIME_Rsan_1.4, whole genome shotgun sequence DNA contains the following:
- the LOC119395798 gene encoding sulfotransferase 1C2A produces MKFAPQEGDILQLSYPKTGSHWIQFTVQTIIQEGEVVESYDDFTAVTCFLDYVGLQDWKRLSSTPLGLYMSHVLPPLKNFNSEARYIYIARNPWDCCVSFYHMVKELDIYSFKEGSFDDFFECFIEGDFGYGDYFEHLLYGYGLRNRPNVLFLTYEEMKTDSRGTVLRIAHFIGKHYAKELEENNELLENLLSKLTVERTKGILVLNLAGHKNPKIDAKIKERNLTASEGFEGCRTRLPFVRKGEIGGWKDYFSSEQLVRMEETIVRKTSGSDVMDIWANMREEARRLSVK; encoded by the coding sequence ATGAAATTTGCACCTCAGGAAGGCGACATACTGCAGCTGTCGTACCCAAAGACAGGGTCTCATTGGATTCAGTTCACTGTGCAGACCATCATACAGGAAGGCGAAGTAGTTGAGAGTTACGACGATTTTACGGCAGTGACCTGCTTTCTCGACTACGTCGGCTTACAAGACTGGAAACGCCTTTCTTCGACACCTCTGGGCTTGTATATGTCCCACGTCCTCCCTCCGCTGAAAAATTTCAATTCAGAAGCAAGGTATATTTACATAGCTCGAAACCCATGGGACTGCTGCGTCTCCTTCTATCACATGGTGAAGGAGCTTGACATCTACTCCTTCAAGGAGGGATCTTTTGACGACTTCTTTGAGTGTTTTATTGAAGGGGATTTCGGCTATGGCGATTATTTCGAGCACCTGCTTTACGGATACGGACTCAGAAACAGGCCTAACGTGCTGTTTCTCACCTACGAAGAAATGAAGACAGATAGCCGAGGCACGGTGCTGCGCATTGCACATTTCATCGGAAAGCATTACGCGAAAGAATTGGAAGAGAACAATGAACTACTGGAAAATTTGCTCAGCAAGCTAACAGTGGAACGTACAAAGGGTATCTTAGTGCTCAACTTGGCTGGTCATAAGAACCCAAAGATCGATGCCAAGATCAAGGAGCGCAATTTGACGGCGTCCGAAGGTTTTGAGGGATGTCGCACTAGGCTTCCGTTTGTGAGAAAGGGTGAAATTGGTGGTTGGAAAGACTATTTTAGCTCAGAGCAACTAGTGCGCATGGAAGAGACAATTGTACGCAAGACCTCTGGCTCGGACGTAATGGACATCTGGGCTAATATGCGTGAAGAAGCGCGCCGCCTATCCGTGAAGTGA